Proteins found in one Campylobacter canadensis genomic segment:
- the lspA gene encoding signal peptidase II: MNKKYFICIILFILVFALDRISKNIFLNGFTWECEFFSLYLVFNKGVAFSMFSFLDEYLKYIQIAILLIAFVFLLREKKILNTHLYSLCIIFSGGVANIIDRFFYVGVIDFFAWHYYFNFAVFNIADVCINIGVGLIILKELILKRKHKSVII, encoded by the coding sequence ATGAATAAAAAATATTTTATATGTATTATTTTATTTATTTTAGTTTTTGCACTTGATAGAATAAGCAAAAATATTTTTTTAAATGGATTTACTTGGGAATGCGAGTTTTTTTCTTTATATTTAGTATTTAATAAAGGAGTAGCATTTTCAATGTTTTCTTTCTTAGATGAATACCTAAAATATATACAAATTGCTATTTTATTAATAGCCTTTGTATTTTTACTAAGAGAAAAAAAGATTTTAAATACGCATTTATACTCACTTTGCATTATTTTTTCTGGTGGAGTGGCTAATATTATTGATAGGTTTTTTTATGTTGGAGTGATTGATTTTTTTGCTTGGCATTATTATTTTAACTTTGCAGTTTTTAATATAGCTGATGTGTGTATAAATATTGGTGTAGGACTAATAATCTTAAAAGAATTAATATTAAAAAGAAAACATAAAAGTGTAATTATTTAA
- the prfA gene encoding peptide chain release factor 1 — MLVDKLEPFLKRYEEIQAFLSDINNSKDLEQVTKLSKEQKNIEDIVYKAREYKEVLKQILENKELLSNSEFSELAKEELKELENLKEKIEEEIRILLLPKDPNDDKNIFLELRAGTGGDEAALFVGDLFKTYVRYAENKGFKVEIVSQSEGSMGGFKEIILLVKGDKAYSRLKFEGGTHRVQRIPQTESQGRVHTSAITVAVMPEVEDSDIQINPNDLKIDVMRSSGHGGQSVNTTDSAVRITHIPTGLVVVNQDGKSQHKNKENALKVLKSRLYEIQENERLAQQREQRKSQVGSGDRSERIRTYNYPQNRISEHRINLTLHRLDYIMQDGLLDEIIEPLIAHYQAQNLSECE; from the coding sequence ATGCTTGTAGATAAACTTGAGCCATTTTTAAAACGCTATGAAGAAATTCAAGCGTTTTTAAGTGATATAAATAATAGTAAAGATTTAGAGCAGGTTACAAAGCTTTCTAAAGAACAAAAAAATATTGAAGATATTGTTTATAAAGCAAGAGAGTATAAAGAAGTATTAAAACAAATTCTTGAAAACAAAGAGCTTTTATCAAATAGTGAATTTTCAGAACTCGCAAAAGAAGAATTAAAAGAGTTAGAAAATTTAAAAGAAAAAATTGAAGAAGAAATCAGGATTTTATTATTACCAAAAGACCCAAACGATGATAAAAATATCTTTTTAGAACTCCGTGCAGGTACTGGTGGAGATGAGGCTGCATTATTTGTTGGAGATTTATTTAAAACTTATGTTAGATATGCTGAGAACAAAGGTTTTAAAGTTGAGATTGTAAGTCAAAGCGAAGGCAGTATGGGTGGTTTTAAAGAAATCATTTTGCTTGTAAAGGGTGATAAAGCTTATTCAAGATTAAAATTTGAAGGTGGCACTCACAGAGTTCAAAGAATTCCACAAACAGAATCTCAAGGAAGAGTACATACAAGTGCAATTACTGTTGCTGTTATGCCAGAGGTTGAAGATAGTGATATACAAATTAACCCAAATGATTTAAAAATTGATGTAATGAGAAGTAGTGGTCATGGTGGGCAAAGTGTTAATACTACTGATTCTGCAGTAAGAATTACTCATATTCCTACAGGCTTAGTTGTTGTTAATCAAGATGGCAAGTCTCAACACAAAAATAAAGAAAATGCGTTAAAAGTTTTAAAATCTCGTTTATATGAAATACAAGAAAACGAAAGATTAGCTCAACAAAGAGAACAAAGAAAATCTCAAGTTGGAAGCGGAGATAGAAGTGAGCGTATTAGAACTTATAATTATCCGCAAAATAGAATTAGCGAGCATAGAATTAATTTAACCTTACATAGATTAGATTACATAATGCAAGATGGTTTGTTAGATGAAATAATAGAGCCATTAATCGCACACTATCAAGCACAAAATCTTAGTGAATGTGAGTGA
- the glmM gene encoding phosphoglucosamine mutase, with amino-acid sequence MIFGTDGIRGKAGEDLNIFKVIKSALAIGIYFKKSANTNKVIVGKDTRKSGYMIENAIVSALNSIGFNVYQIGPMPTPAVAFLSEDLRCDFAIMISASHNPYYDNGIKVFDANGLKLSEEAEKEINKLYNDEKELLSALATDANIGFAKRIDDVIGRYVVHIKNSFLKNHTLKNLRIVIDCANGAAYKVAPLVFNELGADVFCIGCEPNGVNINDNCGALHANTLAKEVKRLRADIGFAFDGDADRLVVVDEKGDIINGDVLIGVLAKHLNKYKKIKGIALTKMSNAGLLEFLQENNINYISTDVGDKYILKAMQENDFIFGAEQSGHIIFSEFAKTGDGIVAALQVASMLINNKKASEIFADIKLFPQVLCNLEIKEKIPLEKIKGINELKKDLEARKISYLFRYSGTEKLLRILLECKNEKELIKAKKECIEFFEARLKNE; translated from the coding sequence ATGATTTTTGGAACTGATGGAATTCGTGGAAAAGCTGGAGAAGATTTAAATATTTTTAAAGTAATAAAATCAGCTTTAGCTATTGGAATTTATTTTAAAAAAAGTGCAAATACTAATAAAGTAATAGTCGGAAAAGATACAAGAAAAAGTGGTTATATGATTGAAAATGCAATTGTTAGCGCATTAAATTCAATAGGTTTTAATGTTTATCAAATAGGACCTATGCCTACACCTGCGGTTGCTTTTTTAAGCGAAGATTTAAGATGTGATTTTGCAATTATGATTAGTGCTTCACATAATCCTTATTACGATAATGGGATTAAGGTTTTTGATGCAAATGGACTTAAATTAAGTGAAGAAGCAGAAAAAGAAATCAATAAATTATATAACGATGAAAAAGAGCTATTATCCGCCCTTGCAACCGATGCAAACATTGGTTTTGCAAAAAGAATTGATGATGTTATTGGAAGATATGTTGTACATATTAAAAATTCATTTTTAAAAAATCATACTTTAAAAAATCTTAGAATAGTAATTGATTGTGCTAATGGTGCTGCTTATAAGGTTGCGCCACTTGTATTTAATGAGCTTGGAGCTGATGTTTTTTGTATCGGATGTGAGCCAAATGGAGTAAATATTAATGACAATTGCGGTGCTTTACATGCAAATACTTTAGCTAAAGAAGTAAAAAGATTAAGGGCTGATATTGGCTTTGCTTTTGATGGAGATGCTGATAGATTGGTGGTTGTTGATGAAAAAGGAGATATTATTAATGGTGATGTTTTAATAGGTGTTTTAGCAAAACATTTAAATAAATATAAAAAAATAAAAGGCATAGCTCTTACAAAAATGTCTAATGCTGGCTTGCTTGAATTTTTACAAGAAAATAATATTAATTACATTAGCACAGATGTTGGAGATAAATATATTTTAAAAGCTATGCAAGAAAATGATTTTATTTTTGGTGCTGAACAAAGTGGGCATATTATTTTTAGCGAATTTGCAAAAACAGGAGATGGAATTGTGGCTGCTTTACAAGTTGCAAGTATGCTTATAAATAATAAAAAAGCTAGTGAAATTTTTGCTGATATAAAATTATTTCCACAGGTATTGTGTAATTTAGAAATAAAAGAAAAAATTCCTTTAGAAAAAATAAAGGGAATAAATGAATTAAAAAAAGATTTAGAAGCAAGAAAAATATCTTATTTATTTAGATATTCAGGTACTGAAAAACTACTAAGAATTTTACTTGAATGCAAAAATGAAAAGGAATTAATCAAGGCTAAAAAAGAGTGTATTGAATTTTTTGAAGCTAGGTTAAAAAATGAATAA
- the rpsT gene encoding 30S ribosomal protein S20 yields MANHKSSEKRARQTIKKTIRNRFYKTRLKNVTRAVREAAASNDAAKAAEALKIANKKIHEMVSRGVLKKQTASRKVSRLALLVNKIGA; encoded by the coding sequence ATGGCAAATCATAAGTCATCTGAAAAAAGAGCAAGACAAACAATTAAAAAGACTATTAGAAATAGATTTTACAAAACAAGATTAAAAAATGTAACTCGTGCAGTGCGTGAAGCTGCTGCTAGTAATGATGCTGCAAAAGCTGCTGAAGCTTTAAAAATAGCTAACAAAAAAATTCACGAAATGGTAAGTCGTGGTGTTCTTAAAAAACAAACCGCTTCAAGAAAGGTAAGCCGCTTAGCACTTTTAGTAAATAAAATTGGTGCATAA